In Candidatus Woesearchaeota archaeon, the sequence GAAGACGACAAATAACAAACCCAATTCCCGATGTGAACACTACTTGGCCGATACCTGTTACCAAGGAGACCTTGCCCACCGTACGAATAACACGAGGGTTAATACCAAGACCCACCAAAAAAAGCAGGAGAGCAACACCAAAATGAGATAGCGTCTCAAGAGTGTCGGTAAAATGAATAAGTCCAAGAACTAAAGGACCTGCCACAACACCACTTAAGATATACCCAATAATAAGAGGCTGGCGCAAGAATCTTACCATACCACAAATGACCAGAGTAAGCACAAGAAGGACGCTTAATTCAAGAAAAATTGCAGGGTTCATCTCTTTAAGAAAATTTCACAAAAAAGAGTATATAAATGTTTAGCATCTCACCACTTAAATCAGGAATTCACACTCTCTTAAGAAAACACCCATCAACCCACTCAAAACCCTCTTCCTTGAATTTTTGTATTTCCTCGGGATTCGTAATGTTATTTTGTGCAAGCCAGCGTACAAAACGGCCCTTGATAAATTTTCCTTGATGGCCTGCAGGAACCTTCTTTCCCTGCTTTTCAATCACAAAATCAACTTTAATGCCATTCTCATACGAAACAGCTTTTCTGTGTGCCTGCGGAAGAAGATCAATCACCCATTCACTCTTAAGTTCTTTTTTCGTATGTGCACGCCACACCTTAGCAGCACCAAGTTTATCTATTTTAAGCTTATACTCAGGAAGAGGATCTAGGGGTTTTACCAAACCAAAGAGAGCAGAGACGATACGCACGTGCTTGTTAATATATGCCTGCTCCTGTTCAGTAAGTGAAGAATACGCGATTCCTTTATACACCACC encodes:
- a CDS encoding YaaA family protein; this encodes MIILIPPSEEKASGGTLPPLQELKEPSLSLWNELIETQDEKLLGVKGVALERAITVNKTLLSEKTLPAIERYTGVVYKGIAYSSLTEQEQAYINKHVRIVSALFGLVKPLDPLPEYKLKIDKLGAAKVWRAHTKKELKSEWVIDLLPQAHRKAVSYENGIKVDFVIEKQGKKVPAGHQGKFIKGRFVRWLAQNNITNPEEIQKFKEEGFEWVDGCFLKRV